Proteins from a single region of Amycolatopsis sp. CA-230715:
- a CDS encoding GmrSD restriction endonuclease domain-containing protein — MSGLSIREIISRVTSGRLRIPAFQRGFVWDAERVAFLMDSIYKDYPFGAVILWRTRDQLKSERQLGPFELSEPDPDLPIDYVLDGQQRLTSIFGVFQSDINPIEDASWTRVYFDLGAESDLQESQFLCLPEDKVDVGRHFPISSFFNVSGYRNATKNFDDALADRIGAVQAVFQQASIPVQLVETDDRAKVAIVFERVNRMGMDLDILQLLSAWTWSEDFDLQEKFGDFAEDLRPFGFHGVGEDSNLLLRCCAAIVAGDVSPGSLVELNGGEVRDRFPSMVNGIKGAIDFLQSNIGVATLVNLPYPALLVPLSVFFAAPDGKEVKVTAAQRRVLISWFWRSCFSRRFSAAVVRNMNRDIEEVLKLRRGEASALDSVSADVDGGYFTDQTFNIGTVHTKVFVLLLAQGNPRSFVSGSPIGLRKVLQAYNRNEFHHLYPQKYLKDQDVPAYEIGMLANFVFMSSSDNKTLGGVAPSLYRARMDESLVPNILEQAFCPSSLFDDSYESFVEQRVEILVDFAHKLMNPS, encoded by the coding sequence ATGAGTGGTCTTTCGATTCGTGAGATAATTAGTCGGGTTACGAGCGGTCGGCTCCGAATTCCTGCTTTCCAGAGGGGGTTCGTCTGGGATGCTGAGCGCGTAGCCTTCTTGATGGACAGTATCTACAAAGACTACCCGTTTGGTGCAGTGATCCTTTGGCGAACGAGGGACCAGCTGAAGTCTGAACGGCAGCTGGGTCCTTTTGAGTTGTCAGAGCCCGATCCTGATCTTCCTATAGATTATGTGCTTGATGGACAGCAGCGACTAACGTCGATATTTGGGGTATTCCAATCGGATATTAATCCGATTGAAGATGCTTCATGGACTAGGGTGTACTTCGACCTGGGTGCTGAGTCGGACTTGCAAGAGTCGCAATTTCTATGTTTGCCGGAGGATAAGGTCGATGTAGGTCGTCACTTCCCTATTAGTTCCTTCTTTAACGTGTCTGGCTACAGGAATGCCACTAAGAATTTCGATGATGCTCTAGCTGATCGCATTGGGGCCGTGCAAGCTGTTTTCCAGCAAGCTTCGATACCTGTGCAGCTGGTGGAAACTGATGATCGAGCAAAGGTTGCGATTGTCTTTGAGCGAGTAAATCGCATGGGGATGGACCTGGATATCCTCCAGCTTCTATCTGCATGGACTTGGAGCGAAGATTTTGATTTGCAAGAAAAATTCGGCGATTTCGCTGAAGATCTGCGACCTTTCGGCTTTCATGGCGTAGGTGAAGATTCGAACCTTCTGCTCCGTTGTTGTGCTGCTATTGTGGCTGGCGACGTTTCTCCTGGTTCGCTCGTTGAGCTTAACGGCGGTGAGGTCAGAGATCGTTTTCCGAGTATGGTTAACGGTATCAAGGGTGCGATCGACTTCCTTCAATCTAACATCGGTGTTGCCACCTTGGTCAACTTGCCGTATCCGGCACTCCTTGTGCCGCTCTCGGTGTTCTTTGCCGCGCCGGACGGGAAAGAAGTAAAGGTTACGGCTGCTCAGCGAAGAGTGTTAATTTCTTGGTTTTGGCGGTCCTGTTTCTCGCGCCGTTTCAGTGCCGCCGTGGTTAGGAATATGAATCGCGATATCGAGGAAGTCTTGAAGCTTCGTCGAGGTGAGGCATCGGCATTAGACTCTGTTTCTGCTGACGTTGATGGTGGATACTTTACGGATCAGACTTTCAATATTGGCACCGTGCATACGAAAGTATTCGTACTCCTGCTTGCGCAGGGGAATCCTCGTAGTTTCGTTTCGGGATCGCCAATTGGCCTCAGAAAAGTCTTGCAGGCCTACAATCGAAACGAATTCCATCACCTGTATCCCCAAAAATACCTTAAAGATCAAGACGTGCCTGCTTATGAGATTGGAATGCTCGCAAATTTCGTATTCATGTCGAGTTCGGACAACAAGACGCTTGGCGGTGTGGCGCCAAGTCTATACCGGGCTCGAATGGACGAAAGCCTAGTTCCAAATATTCTCGAGCAAGCGTTCTGCCCGAGTTCCTTATT
- a CDS encoding helix-turn-helix domain-containing protein: MPRNLITDADRERVRELHAEGRARNDIAREISRSPSTVTGIARALGLSFDRSATAAATHARQVDNRARRADIVGRLYGRAERILGRLEADRYTFTATTINGIESKVLDHVPAPDEKALASAMSTHLGTAAKLEQVDADTDAEGVRSMLGGLAVALGITTGPPQG, encoded by the coding sequence TTGCCGCGCAATCTGATCACCGACGCCGACCGCGAGCGCGTCCGCGAGCTGCACGCCGAGGGCAGGGCACGCAACGACATCGCCCGGGAGATCAGCCGCTCGCCGTCCACGGTGACCGGCATCGCCCGCGCGCTTGGTCTGTCTTTTGACCGCTCGGCCACTGCCGCCGCAACGCACGCTCGCCAGGTCGACAACCGCGCCCGCCGCGCCGACATCGTCGGACGGCTCTACGGCCGCGCCGAGCGCATCCTCGGCCGCCTCGAGGCCGACCGGTACACGTTCACCGCGACCACGATCAACGGCATTGAGTCCAAGGTGCTCGACCACGTGCCGGCACCGGACGAGAAAGCGCTCGCCTCGGCGATGTCGACGCATCTCGGCACCGCGGCCAAGCTCGAACAGGTCGACGCCGACACCGACGCCGAAGGTGTTCGGTCGATGCTCGGCGGGCTCGCCGTCGCGCTCGGCATCACCACCGGGCCGCCGCAAGGGTGA
- a CDS encoding DUF4145 domain-containing protein, translating to MENFGTTVSVDGLLMGAFKCDNCERLSVAWHTYSSDSRMFTAEEMFEHMIEYAEWIPKVGVGKQFDDVPEHIAAAASESYSCFSIHAYRAAVLLARSVVEATAKEKGVTQGNLKSKIDGLHGLHLIRPSIQDAAHEIRFLGNDMAHGDFVAPVEVEEAAETLVLMGELLQEVFQSPARIERMKQARLAKAAAKNKEAP from the coding sequence ATGGAGAATTTCGGCACAACGGTCTCCGTTGACGGCTTGCTCATGGGCGCGTTCAAGTGCGACAACTGCGAGAGGCTTAGCGTCGCGTGGCACACCTACAGCTCAGACAGCAGAATGTTCACTGCCGAAGAGATGTTCGAGCATATGATCGAGTACGCCGAGTGGATTCCGAAGGTGGGAGTTGGGAAGCAATTCGACGATGTGCCGGAACATATCGCCGCCGCTGCCTCTGAATCCTATTCCTGCTTCAGTATTCACGCTTACCGGGCAGCGGTCCTGCTAGCGCGGTCCGTAGTTGAAGCGACAGCCAAAGAAAAAGGTGTAACTCAAGGAAACTTGAAGTCAAAAATTGACGGGCTGCATGGCCTGCACTTGATCAGGCCAAGCATTCAGGATGCGGCGCATGAGATCCGGTTTCTTGGCAATGACATGGCGCACGGCGACTTTGTCGCCCCCGTAGAGGTCGAGGAAGCTGCGGAAACTCTTGTGCTCATGGGGGAACTTCTCCAGGAGGTGTTCCAGTCGCCGGCGAGGATCGAGCGAATGAAGCAGGCTCGCCTAGCGAAAGCGGCTGCGAAGAATAAGGAAGCGCCCTAG
- a CDS encoding PBSX family phage terminase large subunit — protein sequence MNIWSGAIRSGKTIASLLRWLIFVAHAPRGGQLVVVGRTRDSVARNVFAPLQDPSLFGAVADHVRYTAGAPSGWILGRQVFVLGASDSKAEKVLRGLTCAGAYVDEVTVVAREFFKQLLGRMSVPGAQLFGTTNPDNPAHWLKHDYLDRLAELPDWRSFAFTLDDNPSLSAEYRASIRREYTGLWFRRFILGEWVAAEGAVFDMWDPDRHVVPWAELPDLRRLLAVGVDYGTTNATAALALGLGTDDRLYLVDEWRHDPAHARTRLTDSQLAAGLREWLDLDHHPRQQGRPEFVVVDPAAASFRVQLQSDGVLTQAADNDVAYGIRTVSSLLAEDRLRVADRCRGFIAEVPGYSWDDKATAAGEDKPIKIADHSLDGGRYAVTTTEALWRPALAAA from the coding sequence GTGAACATCTGGTCGGGCGCCATCCGGTCCGGCAAGACTATCGCGAGCTTGTTGCGCTGGTTGATCTTCGTCGCGCACGCGCCCCGCGGCGGGCAACTCGTCGTTGTCGGGCGCACCCGCGACTCGGTCGCCCGCAACGTGTTCGCGCCGCTGCAAGACCCGAGCTTGTTCGGTGCGGTTGCCGACCACGTCCGCTACACCGCGGGCGCGCCGTCCGGCTGGATTCTCGGCCGGCAAGTGTTCGTACTCGGCGCGTCCGACAGCAAGGCCGAGAAGGTCCTGCGCGGGCTCACCTGCGCGGGCGCGTACGTCGACGAAGTCACCGTCGTGGCCCGCGAGTTCTTCAAGCAGCTACTTGGCCGGATGTCGGTTCCGGGCGCGCAACTGTTCGGTACCACCAACCCGGACAACCCCGCGCATTGGCTGAAACACGACTACCTCGACCGGCTCGCCGAGCTGCCCGACTGGCGCTCGTTCGCGTTCACCCTCGACGACAACCCCTCGTTGTCCGCCGAGTACCGCGCGAGCATCCGTCGCGAGTACACCGGCTTGTGGTTCCGCCGATTCATCCTCGGCGAGTGGGTCGCCGCAGAGGGCGCCGTGTTCGACATGTGGGACCCCGACCGGCACGTCGTGCCGTGGGCCGAGCTGCCCGACCTGCGGCGACTGCTCGCCGTCGGCGTCGACTACGGCACCACGAACGCAACCGCGGCGCTGGCGCTCGGCCTCGGCACCGACGACCGGCTGTACCTGGTTGACGAGTGGCGCCACGACCCGGCGCACGCGCGGACCCGGCTCACCGATTCCCAGCTCGCCGCCGGCCTGCGCGAGTGGCTCGACCTCGATCACCACCCGCGACAGCAGGGCCGGCCCGAGTTCGTCGTCGTCGACCCGGCCGCCGCGAGCTTCCGGGTACAACTCCAGTCCGACGGCGTGCTTACCCAAGCCGCCGACAACGACGTCGCCTACGGCATCCGGACCGTGTCGAGCCTGCTCGCCGAGGACCGGTTGCGCGTGGCCGACCGGTGCCGCGGGTTCATCGCCGAGGTACCCGGCTATTCGTGGGACGACAAAGCGACCGCCGCCGGCGAGGACAAGCCGATCAAGATCGCTGATCACTCGCTCGACGGCGGCCGCTACGCCGTGACGACTACTGAGGCGCTCTGGCGGCCTGCTCTCGCCGCCGCCTGA